In [Clostridium] cellulosi, one genomic interval encodes:
- a CDS encoding hypothetical protein (Family membership): MKKTKKIVLMGLLIALDVIAASFLTIKMTYLRIGTSFIPVSFTGLIFGPLLGGIGAGIADVVQFLLFPSGAFIPGITLDSFLSGAVYGLLLHKKRPALWRTFTAAAINQLVISGVLTTFWLYLAIPGNTFSALFITRIIKCLIMTPIETVVIYGMWQLKERTKVFSRVSL, translated from the coding sequence TTGAAAAAAACCAAAAAAATTGTTTTAATGGGGCTTCTTATCGCCCTTGATGTCATTGCGGCATCTTTTTTGACCATCAAGATGACATATCTGAGAATAGGCACATCGTTCATACCCGTTTCATTTACGGGTTTGATATTCGGGCCGCTGCTCGGCGGCATCGGTGCGGGGATTGCAGACGTCGTGCAGTTTTTGTTATTCCCCTCAGGTGCCTTTATTCCAGGAATAACCCTCGATTCATTTTTGTCAGGCGCAGTTTATGGATTATTGCTGCATAAAAAGCGCCCCGCCCTTTGGCGAACTTTCACAGCAGCGGCAATAAACCAGCTCGTTATAAGCGGCGTTTTGACAACGTTCTGGCTGTACCTCGCTATCCCGGGAAATACATTTTCCGCACTTTTTATCACAAGAATCATAAAATGCCTCATTATGACGCCGATTGAAACGGTCGTCATCTACGGTATGTGGCAGCTTAAAGAACGGACAAAGGTATTTAGCCGCGTCAGCCTTTAA